The following is a genomic window from Bactrocera tryoni isolate S06 chromosome 2, CSIRO_BtryS06_freeze2, whole genome shotgun sequence.
atcacacatatacatacatacgtatacttttgttaaacaattttttttataaagaaatcgtgacatatttatttacttgaaTTAATTAAGCTGTTTTCGTGATAGGCctgagcaaaaaaatatatttttgcggAATTCAAACGTACTCAATTTTGCATTTGGTATTTCCATTATACTTTTTCATAGCAATATAGTACCGATCATGTGCGGTGTGGTTATGTAAAAGATATACCCTGTGGTAACACTTTGCTAGTTGACATTTGACACATCCATCTTTATATTGCGCGTAggcactaaaaaattaaatttggcaaTTATGCACATTCtattataacaataacaaaaaatttatcatttaactgtaaattgtaaattaacgtagaaatttaagtaattaatcataaattaaaaaaaaaaaaaacaaaaacattaaaataatatgcAGTGAGAATGCAGGTGCAGAGCGTACAAGTGTTAAGTAAATGTGTTCTCTATGTCTAAATATAACTACAAATTATTTGTACGTCAAACATAATCTACTATATACTTTAATGTGTCTAACATATATTAGTtataattaatatgtatattagaatgcatatattttttaaaatctctTTAGGCCTAAGCACATTTGATCGTATGCGTAATTATTTCAAACACTAAACggcaataaattttaagaatttatatatacaatatagatATTTAAACTGTGTTTCTTTTCAATCGCAAATCTgaattatttgcaataaaaacaagaaacaacatTTACTTCAACTGTACCTATAAGAGCATtgacaggtgcatttcttactACGTGAAAGGGAATCCAAAAAAAACTTCCATCCACAGTGGTCGGAACTGTagaatttgttcggagattatagggTTGCACTGGACAAtaatctgtgcaaaatttcttgaagatatattatacatacatatgtatagtcaaataaaaaatttttccctaCGAGCACTTAATTTTGAGCAGTCAGTTTGTTTTGCAGCTATATCATATAGAGGTCTGATATTGGCGGTTTGGGCAAACGATCGGGTGAGAAAACGATATGCACAAATTTCAGTTCAATATCTAAAaaatgagggactagtttgcatAAATACAGACGGACACGGCTAAATCTACTCAGCTGATCACACCGATCATTTTTATATGCACTTTGTACCCTATGTAGggtatcaaaataaaaaaaaaatcgtcgccaaatttgaacaaataatgcaaaaaccGATATGAAacgaaaaatatacatatgtatgtatgtatgtggccgCACCAACAATGTGTAAGTAGTAAATTTGCTCCATACATGCATTCTATCGTTCTTGAGATTAGCGTCTATCTGGCAAAGAAcctacatacagacatactaacatacatacatacaaacatacaaaattcaaaacaacgtaccatcaaaaaattcgaaatttagtTACTATtgtttacgattcactacatcatattatatacatatgtatcataaaCTTTTAAGCTTCCGTTGACCAATATATCCAATAtctaaccattttataaccaaaacatacattttgtttcaatatgagtggtttctattatatcgtttttacttcacttgtaaacttatgaaaagtggtgttacgttattttgcacttTAGGTGTTgatatgtagatatgtgtatatatgcttAGACTACAACTATGTGTATGTAGTAAATTTGCACCAAACATGCACTCTATCGTTCTTGAGATTTGTGTCAGTGATCTGTGAATCTACACATAAGTATGCATATATGCTTAGATTGATAAGGCTTCATTAAAGACTTCAGAAATTTTAAGAGCATTATTAAGTAGAGACGGTAGTTTGTGTAACAATTAGAAATGTATGCAATAAATGTTGGTGGTGAGGGAAACGAAATTGATTTGAATAAGGAATATTCACCCACAAAGAATTCAAAGCGTTTTTTAGAAGCCGGCGAGCCTGATAAAGCAGTAATCGAGCATTTTTTAAAGGTCACAACGAAACGTGGgtgcttttaatatacatatacttgtaataCATATAgagtcaaaatttttatttttagaaactgAGTCCGCACGCGCAAAATATAAAGTACGCCGCGATGTTTCTTATGGAAAGAGCTTTAATCCCAATATAAATACAGTAGATAACCAAATTGTAGACATATATTATAAGGATACGGAAAATGGTATGATACGAagaaaatttgtgtaaattatattaatcttacatttcttatatgtacatatgtatataggcacACCTATTTTCGTTTATATACACGGTGGCTACTGGCAAGAATTGGATAATAGTACTTCTGGTTCTTTCGTAGAACCTTTAGTGGAACAAGGTTTTCGTGTAATTGCAGTTGATTACAATTTATGCCCCTCCGTGTCACTCGCCACACTTAACGAACAATTAAAACACTTCTTTGAATGGTTGTACGCATATGCAAGCGATACCAAAGCCAggtatctaaaaataaaaaatttgctcacatttttttcacttataaCTTGTTATATcatttttcagtaaaatatcAATAAGTGGTCATTCAGCCGGTGCCTACATGATGACGCTATTGTTCAATAACAGCTTACTAAAATTACCATTTGCTGACAATACCGTGTCGTTTTTCTTGATCAGTGGCGTTTTTGACTTACGTGAATTATGGAATTTGCCAAGCGTTAATCCGGCGAACATATTGAACTTAGATTTAGTAAGCGCCGAAGAACTCTCACCAATTTGTTGGAAACTGGATGAAGAATTCATCGAGTTTgcgaaacaaataaaattacgtATTCACGTTTTAGTGGCGGAAAATGACAGTGAAACATTTAAAGGACAGTCTCTAGCATTCGCAAAGAAATTAAGTGAGACTGGTCTAGAAatcgtatttaaaatatttgagggATATGATCATTTTGATATAATAGAAAATGTGCCCGTCAAAGGATCAGagataaatacatacttattaaaaaatttagtgtaGTAAATAACTAAGGTCGAAGTAGaatggaaaatttcagaatcaaaacaaaatgaaattaaaagttaGTGCAGCAACATTgaagtaaaattatataaaaattaaagaaatttaattttaaaattatttactgaaATCTAGTATTTAATATTCTACTACATTAACGTTATAATAAACAGTTTACGTTATCATTCCGAATTatcgtaaaatttttatactgtGAAACTTAGAAGCCGCGTTTAAATCTGTTTAATAAAAGTTGACAATTGTGATACCTTCAGAGACCTTTCCTCTTGATGTTGTTTTGCGGTAGCGACATAAACTGAGTTGATAATTCTTGGCCGGATATAAATCCACTTCCGTTCCGGTTATAAAAGACTGGGTTGTCGGGGAAAATGAATTGTACTCCTTTTGCAGAATATTACAATTCTGTAAAAATCATTTTCATCATCTTTGGTCTGAtcgtttcattttcattcacaatTATCTAAGAACATGAGGATTAAAATTCAGTAAATTTAGCAAAAGCTAATTTCTGAGGAAATTTCGAATTATCTCGTTAATTGTAATTACAAATATACTCTtaggttaaatttttttatttgattgattaaaaatatattgccCTTAATtttgtacaagtatataatgCATATATGAATATGCCTATATATACTgcaaaactaaattaatatacACCCTGTATTAAAATGTGCCATGATTGTGAATAGCGAATTTGATTTGACACTACATtgacattgtttttgttacacGTCATTTGGGATTAAATTGAAcaccgaaaaataataaattttcattaatattcaaaacaatTAGTACCAAAATGAGTAAAGCTGTGCAAAACGAAGAAGACACCAATTCTACATTATTTTACGCACGAAATGAATACTATATTGGAAATTTCATGGGCTCTATTAACTTTGTGCTTCCCGAACAAGGTACTGCCACAACGGAGCTACTCTCCTATATGTACCTCTCATACTTGGCTATCGATTCTGGCCGCCTCATTGCAACCGATATAAAGGAGAATAACAATACTGCGTTGCTAGCATTACGTTATGTGAATGAAGCCTTTGAACAGCCTGCAAAAATTGAAAGTATACTTGACAAGCTAACTGATAAAGTTGCTAGCGAAGAGGATGAAACTAATATTTGGCACATCGCCACCGCAATTGTCTATTGTTATGATGGACAATTTGAAAATgccttaaaaattttacatggTTCAACAAATCTTGAATCAATGGCTTTATCTGTACAATGTTTATTGAGATTGAATCGTATTGATTTGGCAAAGCAATTGGTTGCTAAAATGCAAGAAATCTCGGATGATGCCACCTTAACTCAGCTGGCTCAAGCATGGATTGCGCTAAGCCTTGGCACCGAGCAAATGCAAGATGCATTCCacatttttcaagaattttgtgaaaaacacAATCCTACACCATTGCTTCTAAATGGTCAGGCAGTCGTCCATTTGGGTTTGGAACGGTATGAAGAAGCAGAAGCTGTTTTACGTGATGCTTTGACTAAAAAGCACAACGATTACGATACACTAATCAACATGATGGTGCTGGCCCACTTGACTGGAAAGTCCCACGAAACGATTGCACGCTATTGGGAACAATTGAAACAATTTCATCCAAAGAGTGAATTTGTTGCCGATTTAGAAAAGAAGTCAACGGAATTCGATAAGCTTTGTTTACAGTATTCACTGAATGGAGACGAAGCTGTGCaagcataaaattattaaacttaaattaaactatTACTCTAATCATAACTTGTAtacattcaaataaaaaataaaatagtaatcaTTTTAGATGAATTCACATTTTTACTCTTTAATTTGAGGTTTATTATATGTTGGTTTtatcaatttatatattttgtggattaaagtataaaatataggtatgtatatataatatccAATGCTAatagctgaaaataaaaaagtacgtTAGTAAtgaagaaagaaattaaaaatgtgatGTAGGTACTTACTTTTGCTTAAACccatattttttcctttcataGAACAGATCTGTTTTAGAGCTTCCAAGGTTCACAATTTTGGGGCAACCATCGcgctaaaaaattattattgtataGCAGATTAAATGTAATGTATGAACACTTACGTCTTTTTCCTGTATTGTACACTCTTTACAATAGTAAGCATCGGAAACACCTGGACCGCCACAAATAACACAACGCCCCTGATAAGATCCATAATTACATTCATCGCAAATACGTACTAGTGTGCATGGTCGAACATAGGAATCACAAATAACACATTTGCCATCACATTTTTCGCATAATCGGCCAATAGCTACAAATTTCAATGAACATTACAAAACttaaaatcatgaaaaatttaaaacttaccaaCTCCAGGTTGCTTACGACAAAAGATTAAATCTGGATGATGTTTagccatttatttaatttaattttaatattagatCTAATATATTTGTTTACCTTCACCGGTTGGAATtgaatatgtaataaaaaggTTGCACGTCGCCACAAAACTTACTAGTGAAACGATTGTGAATGGAACACAAAAGAAGGTATATTTCTTCCTTTACATTCTCCCCAGGAaacgtttgtatttttatatactaatttattttgtaatgatTAATTAACATTGCAAGTGATAACTTTCTTTCATGGTAAAGATTAGTTAACACtagtaaaattatatatacgtatacatatatttatatttcgaattcatatctacatatttaaaaagttataccGAAAGTCAGTTGTTAAAACACGATTACACATCTGCAAATATATTCACTCTAAAATTTTTCCTGCGGAACAggcatttatttaaattcattcaCTACTTAAAGCCATTTACATAACTTTTGATCAGTAAGTAAGCAAGtaagtatttatattaaataggaaaatatttaattatatgtgtTTGAATAAAAGATTTGAAATCCACTCGTACAAGTGTCAAAtctataatttgtttttgttttcgcctATAGTATCACATTTTAAAAGTTTACTACATaaactataatatttttgtgatcaaaaagtaataaagctatatttttgctttttgctttaaataatcATATAGTAAAATTATAGGTAGTAACGcagattatttattttatattgtgcact
Proteins encoded in this region:
- the LOC120768671 gene encoding kynurenine formamidase, producing MYAINVGGEGNEIDLNKEYSPTKNSKRFLEAGEPDKAVIEHFLKVTTKQTESARAKYKVRRDVSYGKSFNPNINTVDNQIVDIYYKDTENGTPIFVYIHGGYWQELDNSTSGSFVEPLVEQGFRVIAVDYNLCPSVSLATLNEQLKHFFEWLYAYASDTKASKISISGHSAGAYMMTLLFNNSLLKLPFADNTVSFFLISGVFDLRELWNLPSVNPANILNLDLVSAEELSPICWKLDEEFIEFAKQIKLRIHVLVAENDSETFKGQSLAFAKKLSETGLEIVFKIFEGYDHFDIIENVPVKGSEINTYLLKNLV
- the LOC120767772 gene encoding coatomer subunit epsilon encodes the protein MSKAVQNEEDTNSTLFYARNEYYIGNFMGSINFVLPEQGTATTELLSYMYLSYLAIDSGRLIATDIKENNNTALLALRYVNEAFEQPAKIESILDKLTDKVASEEDETNIWHIATAIVYCYDGQFENALKILHGSTNLESMALSVQCLLRLNRIDLAKQLVAKMQEISDDATLTQLAQAWIALSLGTEQMQDAFHIFQEFCEKHNPTPLLLNGQAVVHLGLERYEEAEAVLRDALTKKHNDYDTLINMMVLAHLTGKSHETIARYWEQLKQFHPKSEFVADLEKKSTEFDKLCLQYSLNGDEAVQA
- the LOC120767773 gene encoding PHD finger-like domain-containing protein 5A, whose product is MAKHHPDLIFCRKQPGVAIGRLCEKCDGKCVICDSYVRPCTLVRICDECNYGSYQGRCVICGGPGVSDAYYCKECTIQEKDRDGCPKIVNLGSSKTDLFYERKKYGFKQNY